In the Pongo abelii isolate AG06213 chromosome 9, NHGRI_mPonAbe1-v2.0_pri, whole genome shotgun sequence genome, AAAGTGGCAACAAAAACACCACAGCACAAGGTATCTGAGGGAAGGAAAGTTCCAGCCTTGTATTTTGTCCCTAGCATTTAGCCACCACTGTGGTAAGATATTGCTCCTGAATGGGAAATTTGTGTCCATCTGTGGCATATCTTTGCCACAAATCTTACTAGACTTCTATAAAGGTTGCCAATTAAGGAAGAAATTCTAAATATTTCCAGGAGGAAAACTAGCTTAAATGTATTAAAGGTACTTTCCAAAcccaaaaagttatttaaaaagtattttttgaaaCCTAAAAATGCTATAGGTAGATTAATGAGAAGTCAACTCAGACTCTGAAACAGCCTTATAGGAAAGCTGTTTTATGTAAtgcatttgattaaaaaatataaatatttttttaattaagaaaggCTCAGGAACACAGAAGTGGTAAGAAGAATTTAACATCATTTAAGAATATTAAATtaattccaattaaaaaaatcatcctTTACATCAGCATTCCATAAAGCAGACTCATTGTgagttaaaaatgtttaaatgctcACTGGAAGGATTTCTCCAGCTCTCCACATTAGAACTGGTGTTTCCATCTGAAAAATCAGACTCAGAgaaaccttctttttcttcctctttctcttgttTCTTATATGGCGATGCTAGAATCAATTCAACTTTACTTGTTTTTGTAGAGTTTTCTTTGTTCATCAGGAGAGGAATGGGTTGCCTGTTTCTGGACACACTAATTGCTTCAGAAGCCTCTCCAAAGCCAGGTTCCTGAAAAGTCCCTTGTCCCCCTGCAACCCCACTTTCACTGTCCCTGTCCTCTGGGGGATTTACAGTTTTAATGGTCCCTATTTCATGAGCCACATAAAGTTGTGGGGTTCCAGGGATCTCAACTCCACTTCTGGAACCACAAAAATCTACCAATAAACCAGTCACAAGTGCGTCTCCTCCCAACATTTTATCACATTGGTTGACTTGAGATTCCAAACCATTACTTTTAGCCTTCATTTCAGAGGTCTGTGAGGCTGCCCTGTAAAAATGGGGCACTGTCCCCAAGAACCTGGTCTGCTCTGACTGTGAGGACTCCTTCTCATGAGTTTCTTCTCTCACTGACACCTGGGGCTGATAAGGAGGAGCTTCAGTTATTTCtttaagaagtttctcaaaaccAGCATCAAAAGCACTCTCAGTTATTAATGGAGCCTCAGCCTTTTCTACCGTTTCTTTTAATTCCTCAGGATGGAATTCAGAAGTGGCTCGCCTGGGCTCCTTTGTACTACCTATTAACTTTGATGGAGAAAGATTCCCTGTATCACTTTCATATTTTGAGGGGAAGGTTTCAGTTGCTTCCTTCAGTAGTTTTTCTAAGCCAGCACTGAATTCGAGGAACTCTGATTTGGGTTGAATAATTGTTTCCCTCACAATTTCTTCCACTTCCTGAGGTAGGGCTTTGCCATATTGAGCAACAATGGAAGCAAATGAGCTAAGTGTCTGGTCTGATAGAGACATTTGGGCAGCTAAATAAGATCCAACTTCATGAGTTTTATCAGGAACTACATTGGAGGAATAAAAATCCTTCCTGTCTGGAACTATGGTGTCCATCGTAGCCCATGGTGATATCACTCCTGGAGGATTTAGGGGGCTACCTACTGGCTGTACTGCTTCAGGAAATTCTGGGTTCACTTCTCCAGGACCTACTTCCCTTCCAGCTGGATAACTTAACCATACTTCTCTACACAGCTTCTGTAATGCAGCATTTACATCATTCAATACAGGTCTGGGTGGAAGAATGACTTCCTCTACAGTCTCCGAAATTTCCGTTTGAGAAGGGTGTACCCTAGCCTGGGGAAAAAGATGAGCATCCTGGGGAAAAAGCATATCTTGGGGAGGGTTGGCCACATCCCCAAAAGAACCCTTTCTGGAAAGCTGGGAAGTTGGATCCAATGGATGAGAATCTTCTGCAGCCATCTGAATCAAATTCTCTGTGCTTAGCTGGCACTCACCACTTTCAGCTTTCTTGGGGAGAACTGTATTTCCAAAAGTTTCATCTCTCACTGGAAAAGGAGCTAGTATTTCTCTCTTATCAGCTGAAGTATTGTGACTCTGTTCTATCCCTTTTCCAAAAAATCTTCCCTCTTCCGGCTTAGAGTGGGTTCCAGTGATAACGGGCGCCAACTTGGTTTGCAAGGGAGAGGGTGAAGTTCCagttgcttccttcaggagtttgTCTAGACTAGCATTCAAAGAGTTCTGTTTAACCTTTGGATCAACTACTGTTTTGTCAGCATGCTCATTAATGATCTTCTCAGGTCCTTTGACTTCTTCCTCAGTATCAGCAAAATCTGTTTTTTGAAGCCATGTCCTATTTTCAGAAACACTTGGTTCAAGCACTTGTTTTCCATGAACTTTTCCACCAGAGGGTTGAATTGCTGGTGTTGAGGCTTCTGAAAGCAGTTTCTGCAAGCTGTCATTAAAAGTGTCTTTGCAGTCTTTAGACAAAACATTGGTTTTTACTATGGATTCTTGAATCTCTTGGTGTGAGTAATCCTTTTCTTCCTTAAACACTGGAGTAACAATCccttccatattcttttccacgttTTCCTTTGATGACTCATTTCCTGGCAACTGATGAGTATACTTTCTAAGTGGACTCAAAGGAAATGCAATTTCATCTGGTAGCACCTGGAGTATGCCCTTGGAATTTAATTTCTCCATTTCCTCTCTTGCCATAACTTTTTTTGGGCTTAGAAGCACCTCTGCTTCATGGGTATTTTTACCTGATAATTTAATGTCGCTGAATTCCTCGTGTTTCTGCCtattaaaaggcacagaatttTTTTGGCTTGTTGTGGTAATATTCTTGTTATTATCCTTACTGTTTGAATTAGCTTCTAAGTTCCAAAACTTTCTCAAATTCTCAAACTGAGAGAGATTATAGACCTGTTCTGCATTGGGTTCATCCATTCTTTCTTTTAGGGACATAACTTTAAAGTTGGCATTTGATTCACGAATTAGAGGTCTGTCTTTCTCCAAAGGAGCACGTCGTTCACTCCCAACATTTGAGGGATGTTGCAGTGCTGGTAAAGTAATGTTTCTTCTAGAAGGCAAACTGTCTGCCACTTGTGATCTTTTTATAGgctcatttttcttattctgaaaCAGAGACACTTTATCTGATTGCTCAGCTGAAAGATAGTTTCTGGATGGACCCGCTATTTGTGGCTTGGTCTCTTTAGATTTATTTGAGGAATAAGAATTGGAGAGCTGGGATGCTTGATCATCCTCATCTAGGACCACTCGTTTGGGAATGACCTGATTATATTCACTCTCGTCTGTAGATAAACTGTCCATGGATGATACACCCTGTGACTTCTTCACAGGCTGATATGCTTTAGCAGAAGATTGTTCCTGGCTACATGAAGATGTGGGTTCTTTATGAGTTATCTTAGCAGCAGCTTTCTCTCCTTCCCAAAAGGATATTCTGTCATTCActcttttgtatttctctctctgcaCTTGGTTCTTGGGAACCTCACCAGCTTCTTCCTGGAATTGGACCTCAGGCTTCTTCCAAGGACAGCCATTGTTGGCAACCCCAGGTGTTGACTTAATATTCTCTGGCTCTAAGGAAgctttcaggacataggtattTCCTACTTTGCactttctctctgctttcatgTTATCTTTCAAACCTGGTTCTTTGACAATTGTTGAAGAGTCAAAATTCACTTCTGAGTGTCCTCTATTTTCTTCATGAGCATGAAACTTGGGTTCTTCTTCACCCAAGTTGCCAATATTCTTAGTGTTGCATGGAACTTGGTTTTCTGCATCAGATTCCTTGAGAACACTGTAGGAATAGTTACTATTTGAAGGAGATACCCCATTCCCTTTTCCTGTGCTTTTTGAATCTTGGCTATAGTCCATATTTTTACTCCCTTGACTTGGGGTGCCATAGCTTTCAAATGGTTGCAATATACCTGGGCCTTCCTTTGGGGTGCCTTGTTGGGACAAATTCATGAATTTGGATTTGATATTCACATTATCTTGGCAACTTTCAGAAACCAGCATATCTCCCTCTACTTGGAATGCTGAGTCAGATCTCACAGGCTTCAATTCAATTTTGCTGGATAATAGGGTCTTTGAGCCATTTTCTCTTAAAGTAGTGTCATCTGTCACCAAGTCAATAGCAACCTGTGATTTTGAGTCTGTTTTTTCTTTGGACTCTATTCCTCGGGGATGTTGGAGGAATGACTTATTGTCATCTGAATAAGAACTTCTGTTAAACCAGTCTAGAACTTTAAATATGGAATCATCAGTTGACTTCTTTATCTCAGTGGCATATGGACCAGAACGTGAAGATGTCTTAGCTTTTAGAGCCGGGAGAGGAGGGGGCTTACCTTGCTGATGGTCTCTAGAACTGCCACCTGGCACCTGAGACAGCTCAGGCTCAACACAATGAGACAGTTCATCTGCAACATAGAAATACTTTTCTAAATAAGAAAAGAGCATGCTTAAAGAACTGTTAATCATTCACATCATCTTCTTTATAAAAGCACTTTGTATTTGCACTTTCTATACCAATAGCTGTTTATAACAGCATTTTTCAGGGGTTAAAATGTAAGTTGTCCTAATTAAGGTATTCTACCAAAGGTGCCCTATGAcagtaaaggaaaggaaatgtagAGACCTGGAAGTACAGGGTATAGACCTAACCGAAAAATTTCTTTGTAGttccttgtttattttaaaaatacatgtgacTGTTGCATTCTGTTtcatgttacattttattttattatttttttgagatggagtctcgctctgttgcctaggccagagtgcagtggcaggatctcggctcactgcaacctccgcctcccaggttcaagcgattcttctgcttcagcctcccaaatagctgggattacagccatgcaccaccatgctcagctaatttttgtatttttagtagagacggggtttcaccatattggccaggctggtctcgaactcctgacctcgtgatccactcacctcggcctcccaaagtgctgggattacagtcatgagccaccacacccagctccatgttacattttaaatgttaattttctcttACTCTTAAATCTTTGTATAAAACTGACACTCCAGGAAGATACGCCATGCCGATTTTATGACTTCACCCATCCCCTGGCACATATCATAAACCCTAGAGAGGGCCTAAACCCAGGTTTGAGAAGCACAGACTTAAGTGATTTCAGGAGTTAGAAAAACAAGTTTCAAATAAGACTAAACAAGGAATTTTATCCACAATATTTAAATGGGACAATGAGGATATTTCCATTCCTGGGCCTTACTCCTGATGTATTGAATGAGAAGAATTTCTGAAGATTGGGCACAGTAATCTTTACTAACAGCTATTCTAGTGATTGTTCTGCATACCGGAGTTTAAGAACTGTGTTTTCAatccaacaaagatcaaaaagacaaagaagggcattacataatggtaaagggatcaatgcaacaagaagagctagctatcctaaatatatatgcacccaatacaggagcacccagattcataaagcaagttcttagagacttacaaagagacttagactcccacacagtaacagtgggagactttaacaccccactgtcaatattacacagatcaacgatacagaaaattaacaaggatattcagaatTTGAACtaagctctggaccaagtggacctaatagacatctacagaactctccaccccaaatcaacagaatacacattcttctcagcaccacatcgcacttattctaaaattgaccacataattggaagtaaaacactcctcagcaaatgcaaaagaatggaaataataacaaatggtctctcagaccacagtgcaatcaaattagaactcaggattaagaaactcactcaaaactgcacaactatatggaaactgaacaacttgctcctgaatgactactgggtaaataacgaaatgaaggcagaaataaataagttctttgaaaccaatgagaataaagacacagcattccagaatctctgggacacagctaaagcagtgttaagagggaaatttacagcactaaatgcccacaggagaaagtgggaaagatctaaaatcaacaccctaacatcacaattagaagaactggaaaagcaagagcaaacaaattcaaaagctagcagaagacaagaaataactaaaatcagagcagaactgaaggagatagtgacacaaaaaacccttcaaaaaatcaatgaatccaggagcaggttcaggttttttgaaaagatcaataaaatagatagaccattagccagactaataagaaaagagagaagaatcaaatagacacaataaaaaatgataaaggggatatcaccactgatcccacagaaatacaaaccaccatcagagaatactataaacacttctatgcaaataaactagaaaatctagaagaaatggataaattgctggacacgcacatcctcccaagactaaaccaggaagacgttgaatccctgaatacaccaataacaagttcAGAAATggaggcagcaattaatagcctaccaaccaaaaagtccaggaccagatggattcacagccgaattctaccagaggtacaaagaggagctggtaccattccttctgaaaccatcccaaacaatagaaaaagagggactcctccctaactcatttgtgACGCCAACATCAACCTGATACCAAACCCTGGCAGAgacaacacaaaaaaagaaaatttcagaccaatatccctgatgaacattgatgcgaacattctcaataaaacactggcaaacagaatccagcagcacatcaaaaagcttatcgactacgatcaagtcagcttcaaccctgggatgaaaggctggtacaacatatgcaaatcaataaaagtaatccatcacataaacagaaccaatgacaaaaaccacatgattatctcaatagatgcagaaaaggccttcgaaaaaattcaacagcccttcttgctaaaagctctcaataaactaggtattgatggaatgtatctcaaaataataaaagctatttatgacaaacccatagccaatatcatactgaatgggcaaaagctggaagcattctctttgaaagccagtacaagacaaggatgccctctcccaccactcctattcaacatagtattggaagttatggccaggacaatcaggcaagagaaaaaaataaagggtattcaaataggaagagaggaggtcaaattgtctctttttgcagatgacatgattgtatatttagaaaacctcatcgtctcagcccaaaatctccttaagctgataagcaacttcagcaaagtctcaggatacaaaatcaatgtgcaaaaagcacaagcattcctatacaccaataataaagagccaaatcatatgtgaactcccattcacaatagctacaaagagaataaaatacctaggaatccagtttacaagggatgtgaaggatctcttcaaggagaactacaaaccactgctcaaggaaataagagaggacacaaacaaatggaaaaacattccatgctcatggataagaagaatcagtattgtgaaaatggccatactgcccaaagtaatttatagattcaatactatcccCATAGAGCTACCATCGACTCtcatcacagaattagaaaaaagtttaaatttcatgtggaaccaaaaaagaggttGCATAGCCAACACgttcctaagccaaaagaacaaagctggaggcatcacgctacctgacttcaaactatactacaaggctaccatAACCAAAaccgcatggtactggtaccaaaacagatatatagaccaatgggacagaacagaggcctcaggaataatgccacacatctacaaccatctgatctttgccaaaactgacaaaaacaagcaatggggaaaggaaatatatttattaaatataaatggtgttgggaaaactggctagccatatgcagaaaactgaaattggatgccttccttacaccatatacaaaaattaactcaaatagattaaagccttaaatgtaaggcctaaaaccataaaagccctagaagaaaacctaggcaataccactcaggacataggcatgggcaaaggcttcatgactaaaacaccaaaagcaatggcaacaaaagtcaaaattgacaaacggcatctaattaaactaaagagcttctgcctagcaaaagaatctatcatcagagtgaagaggcaacctacagaatgggagaaaatttttgcaatctatccatcagacaaagggctaatatccagaatctacaaggaacttaaacaaatttacaagaaaaaaacaaccccattaaaaagtgggtgaaggatatgaacagacacttctcaaaagaagatatttatgcggccaacaaacatgataaaaagctcattatcactggtcattagagaaatgcaaatcaaaaccacaatgagataccatctcactccagttagaatggtgatcattaaaaagtcaggaaacaactgatgctggataggatgtggagaaataggaatgcttttacactgttggtgggagtgtaaatgagttcaactgttgtgaagacagtgtggtgattcctcaaggatatagaaccagaaataccatttgacccagcaatcccattactgggtatatatctaaagtattataaatcattctactacaaagacacatgcacacgtgtgtttactgcagcactgttcacaatagcagagacttggaaccaacccaaatgcccatcattgatagactagaaaaggaaaatgtgacacatatacagcatggaatactatgccaccacaaaaaaggatgagttcatgtcctttgcagggacatggatgaagctggaaaccatcattctcagcaaactatcacaagatcagaaaaccaaccaccacatgttctcacccataagtgggagttcaacaatgagaacacacggacacaatgagggaaacatcacacaccagggcctgttggggtgggcagggggtggggagggactgcattaggagaaatacctaatgtaggtgacaggttgatgggtgcagcaaaccaccatggcatgtgtatacctatgtaacaaacctgcacgtttttcacatgtatcccagaacttaaagtatatattttaaaaaaattaaaaaaaaaaaaaaaacttgattgtTGCTATTGAGAATTATCCTGACTATAAAGAAACTATGATAGGGTTCGATGCAGGCTTATTGAAGATGGCAGAGGGTACACAGCAtggtttttttctattgtttctgtttttttaaaaaacagaaaatcataagaaattaTGATTATAAAACATTATGATTACTTCATGATCATATAGGTATAAAAGTAGTTTGAGGCATCCCCTGAGAGTGGTAAGACCTTCAAGACAATGCTAGTTAGCAGGGAAAAGCAGTACCTCATTGCCTCTCAACTCACACAAGCTGAAGGAGAAAGTGCCTTCAGAGCTTTTAAAGCCTAAGAACAAATGGCTGGAGGCCTGAGCAGGCCAAAGTCTGAGGCTTTTGCATAGTAAGGCCTCAAAGTCTAGTTTCCCATCCTTTGACACTAAGAAAGTGAAGATTCTCTTGAGATTACAAGAGAAACCGAAGTCTGCTAAAATTGTAATTAATAAATTTGCATTAGGTGAGTAATAATACATTTACCCTGTACAAAGGTATTAGCTAATGAAAGGAATTCTTTCTTACTCTATTCCACCTTGATTTAACTAAAAACATTGTCATTTGTTTAAATAATTGAtactgttatatatattttagggtAAAGCATAATGGGCCAGAAACTGTGCTATCCTGGTACTTTTAGTTATTGGTGATTGAGGAAAATCTCCAAGCCCATTAAGAGGTATAAACATTTCCAGTGGCATCTGTCTGAATTGTAGATGGAATGCCTAGAAGGTTAAATTGGGCTTCTACAGGACTAGCTGGCCTGGGCATACCAAGTTTTTATAATCTAGTAGTGACAATTCTCTTACCAGCAGGGCTTCTGGGTAATATAGACTCAAGCCTTGTTAATTCTGATGATTTATCTTTGGGTTCATTGATGGTTGATGAATTCTCCATGGACTGTGGTCTTGCAGTTAAAACTTCTGAATGAGAATGCAGCCCATTAATTGGAAAAGAACCAGAAGTCATTGGCTGATGTATCTCACTTTTTGATACATTTGGGCTTGAGGTTGATTGATGAAAAAGCAAAGGCTTTCTGTATTGAGAAGGCTTAGGGTCACTCTGAAACTCTTCTGTGTCCCCTGCATCTTCCGTTCCATTTTTCAATCTGTCAGATTCTAAAACACTAAATTCTCCTACTTCCCGAGCATGGATTAACCCAGGACTCTGTGGAAGCTCATCCTTCACTGCAGAGAATCTCACATGCTTTAATGGTTCCAGGGAGTTTGGGGAAGAGTTGTCTTCTAAAGAATGCTCCTTCTCAGAAATTCTCTCATGGATGGTTAGGCCAGGTGACACAATTTTGCTTTTGGGTTCAAAGTTGTGATTATAACGAAGGGTTTCTGAGTCTGTGCTACTGGAACTGGAGTTGCGCTTGAGGATCCCTCTTGGAGCCCCTCTCGCTTTAAGGGAGTCTGTCCTCTGTCTAGGAAAAGACTGgttatcatctttgtttaaaTCAGTCGATTTGTAGATCATCTTCCTGGCTTTGGGGATTGGAGCCTTGATTTGGGACCCATTTGAAAGGCCTGGCAAAGTCTGCTTTGATTTCTCTAACTTTTGGATTGAAGTATCTGTGACAGTTGACTTTTCTTTTGACTCTGACAATTcagctgaaaattaaaacacagtaGGTGATATATCATATGGAgagtaatatataatttaaaatacctGTCATAAACTTAACCTACACTtagtaaaactattaaaatattaaagacagtAAAGTATGTAGCACAACTACAGGCCTAATGTgaaaaagcctttaaaaattcATGCATTGGAGCACAGAGGACTTTTAGGGCACTGAAACTACTCTATGATACTACAGTGGTGGCCGCACactattatacatttgtccaaacccataga is a window encoding:
- the SYTL2 gene encoding synaptotagmin-like protein 2 isoform X2 produces the protein MIDLSFLTEEEQEAIMKVLQRDAALKRAEEERVRHLPEKIKDDQQLKNMSGQWFYEAKAKRHRDKIHGTDIIRASMRKKRPQVAAEQSKDRANGAKESWVNNVNKDAFLPPELTGVVEEPEEDAAPASPSSRVVNLASSVIDMSQENTRKPNVSPEKRKNPFNSSKLPEGHLSQQTKNEQSKNGRTGLFQTSKEAELSESKEKSTVTDTSIQKLEKSKQTLPGLSNGSQIKAPIPKARKMIYKSTDLNKDDNQSFPRQRTDSLKARGAPRGILKRNSSSSSTDSETLRYNHNFEPKSKIVSPGLTIHERISEKEHSLEDNSSPNSLEPLKHVRFSAVKDELPQSPGLIHAREVGEFSVLESDRLKNGTEDAGDTEEFQSDPKPSQYRKPLLFHQSTSSPNVSKSEIHQPMTSGSFPINGLHSHSEVLTARPQSMENSSTINEPKDKSSELTRLESILPRSPADELSHCVEPELSQVPGGSSRDHQQGKPPPLPALKAKTSSRSGPYATEIKKSTDDSIFKVLDWFNRSSYSDDNKSFLQHPRGIESKEKTDSKSQVAIDLVTDDTTLRENGSKTLLSSKIELKPVRSDSAFQVEGDMLVSESCQDNVNIKSKFMNLSQQGTPKEGPGILQPFESYGTPSQGSKNMDYSQDSKSTGKGNGVSPSNSNYSYSVLKESDAENQVPCNTKNIGNLGEEEPKFHAHEENRGHSEVNFDSSTIVKEPGLKDNMKAERKCKVGNTYVLKASLEPENIKSTPGVANNGCPWKKPEVQFQEEAGEVPKNQVQREKYKRVNDRISFWEGEKAAAKITHKEPTSSCSQEQSSAKAYQPVKKSQGVSSMDSLSTDESEYNQVIPKRVVLDEDDQASQLSNSYSSNKSKETKPQIAGPSRNYLSAEQSDKVSLFQNKKNEPIKRSQVADSLPSRRNITLPALQHPSNVGSERRAPLEKDRPLIRESNANFKVMSLKERMDEPNAEQVYNLSQFENLRKFWNLEANSNSKDNNKNITTTSQKNSVPFNRQKHEEFSDIKLSGKNTHEAEVLLSPKKVMAREEMEKLNSKGILQVLPDEIAFPLSPLRKYTHQLPGNESSKENVEKNMEGIVTPVFKEEKDYSHQEIQESIVKTNVLSKDCKDTFNDSLQKLLSEASTPAIQPSGGKVHGKQVLEPSVSENRTWLQKTDFADTEEEVKGPEKIINEHADKTVVDPKVKQNSLNASLDKLLKEATGTSPSPLQTKLAPVITGTHSKPEEGRFFGKGIEQSHNTSADKREILAPFPVRDETFGNTVLPKKAESGECQLSTENLIQMAAEDSHPLDPTSQLSRKGSFGDVANPPQDMLFPQDAHLFPQARVHPSQTEISETVEEVILPPRPVLNDVNAALQKLCREVWLSYPAGREVGPGEVNPEFPEAVQPVGSPLNPPGVISPWATMDTIVPDRKDFYSSNVVPDKTHEVGSYLAAQMSLSDQTLSSFASIVAQYGKALPQEVEEIVRETIIQPKSEFLEFSAGLEKLLKEATETFPSKYESDTGNLSPSKLIGSTKEPRRATSEFHPEELKETVEKAEAPLITESAFDAGFEKLLKEITEAPPYQPQVSVREETHEKESSQSEQTRFLGTVPHFYRAASQTSEMKAKSNGLESQVNQCDKMLGGDALVTGLLVDFCGSRSGVEIPGTPQLYVAHEIGTIKTVNPPEDRDSESGVAGGQGTFQEPGFGEASEAISVSRNRQPIPLLMNKENSTKTSKVELILASPYKKQEKEEEKEGFSESDFSDGNTSSNVESWRNPSSSEEEPSPVLKTLERSAARKMPSKSLEDISSDSSNQAKVDNQPEELVHSAEDDEKADQKPDTNECVPRISTVPTQPDNPFSHSDKLKRMSKSVPAFLQDESDDRETDTASESSYQLSRHKKSPSSLTNLSSSSGMTSLSSVSGSVMSVYSGDFGNLEVKGNIQFAIEYVESLKELHVFVAQCKDLAAADVKKQRSDPYVKAYLLPDKGKMGKKKTLVVKKTLNPVYNEILRYKIEKQILKTQKLNLSVWHRDSFKRNSFLGEVELDLETWDWDNKQNKQLRWYPLKRKTAPVALEAENRGDMKLALQYVPEPVPGKKLPTTGEVHIWVKECLDLPLLRGSHLNSFVKCTILPDTSRKSRQKTRAVGKTTNPIFNHTMVYDGFRPEDLMEACVELTVWDHYKLTNQFLGGLRIGFGTGKSYGTEVDWMDSTSEEVALWEKMVNSPNTWIEATLPLRMLLIAKISK
- the SYTL2 gene encoding synaptotagmin-like protein 2 isoform X1, which translates into the protein MIDLSFLTEEEQEAIMKVLQRDAALKRAEEERVRHLPEKIKDDQQLKNMSGQWFYEAKAKRHRDKIHGTDIIRASMRKKRPQVAAEQSKDRANGAKESWVNNVNKDAFLPPELTGVVEEPEEDAAPASPSSRVVNLASSVIDMSQENTRKPNVSPEKQRKNPFNSSKLPEGHLSQQTKNEQSKNGRTGLFQTSKEAELSESKEKSTVTDTSIQKLEKSKQTLPGLSNGSQIKAPIPKARKMIYKSTDLNKDDNQSFPRQRTDSLKARGAPRGILKRNSSSSSTDSETLRYNHNFEPKSKIVSPGLTIHERISEKEHSLEDNSSPNSLEPLKHVRFSAVKDELPQSPGLIHAREVGEFSVLESDRLKNGTEDAGDTEEFQSDPKPSQYRKPLLFHQSTSSPNVSKSEIHQPMTSGSFPINGLHSHSEVLTARPQSMENSSTINEPKDKSSELTRLESILPRSPADELSHCVEPELSQVPGGSSRDHQQGKPPPLPALKAKTSSRSGPYATEIKKSTDDSIFKVLDWFNRSSYSDDNKSFLQHPRGIESKEKTDSKSQVAIDLVTDDTTLRENGSKTLLSSKIELKPVRSDSAFQVEGDMLVSESCQDNVNIKSKFMNLSQQGTPKEGPGILQPFESYGTPSQGSKNMDYSQDSKSTGKGNGVSPSNSNYSYSVLKESDAENQVPCNTKNIGNLGEEEPKFHAHEENRGHSEVNFDSSTIVKEPGLKDNMKAERKCKVGNTYVLKASLEPENIKSTPGVANNGCPWKKPEVQFQEEAGEVPKNQVQREKYKRVNDRISFWEGEKAAAKITHKEPTSSCSQEQSSAKAYQPVKKSQGVSSMDSLSTDESEYNQVIPKRVVLDEDDQASQLSNSYSSNKSKETKPQIAGPSRNYLSAEQSDKVSLFQNKKNEPIKRSQVADSLPSRRNITLPALQHPSNVGSERRAPLEKDRPLIRESNANFKVMSLKERMDEPNAEQVYNLSQFENLRKFWNLEANSNSKDNNKNITTTSQKNSVPFNRQKHEEFSDIKLSGKNTHEAEVLLSPKKVMAREEMEKLNSKGILQVLPDEIAFPLSPLRKYTHQLPGNESSKENVEKNMEGIVTPVFKEEKDYSHQEIQESIVKTNVLSKDCKDTFNDSLQKLLSEASTPAIQPSGGKVHGKQVLEPSVSENRTWLQKTDFADTEEEVKGPEKIINEHADKTVVDPKVKQNSLNASLDKLLKEATGTSPSPLQTKLAPVITGTHSKPEEGRFFGKGIEQSHNTSADKREILAPFPVRDETFGNTVLPKKAESGECQLSTENLIQMAAEDSHPLDPTSQLSRKGSFGDVANPPQDMLFPQDAHLFPQARVHPSQTEISETVEEVILPPRPVLNDVNAALQKLCREVWLSYPAGREVGPGEVNPEFPEAVQPVGSPLNPPGVISPWATMDTIVPDRKDFYSSNVVPDKTHEVGSYLAAQMSLSDQTLSSFASIVAQYGKALPQEVEEIVRETIIQPKSEFLEFSAGLEKLLKEATETFPSKYESDTGNLSPSKLIGSTKEPRRATSEFHPEELKETVEKAEAPLITESAFDAGFEKLLKEITEAPPYQPQVSVREETHEKESSQSEQTRFLGTVPHFYRAASQTSEMKAKSNGLESQVNQCDKMLGGDALVTGLLVDFCGSRSGVEIPGTPQLYVAHEIGTIKTVNPPEDRDSESGVAGGQGTFQEPGFGEASEAISVSRNRQPIPLLMNKENSTKTSKVELILASPYKKQEKEEEKEGFSESDFSDGNTSSNVESWRNPSSSEEEPSPVLKTLERSAARKMPSKSLEDISSDSSNQAKVDNQPEELVHSAEDDEKADQKPDTNECVPRISTVPTQPDNPFSHSDKLKRMSKSVPAFLQDESDDRETDTASESSYQLSRHKKSPSSLTNLSSSSGMTSLSSVSGSVMSVYSGDFGNLEVKGNIQFAIEYVESLKELHVFVAQCKDLAAADVKKQRSDPYVKAYLLPDKGKMGKKKTLVVKKTLNPVYNEILRYKIEKQILKTQKLNLSVWHRDSFKRNSFLGEVELDLETWDWDNKQNKQLRWYPLKRKTAPVALEAENRGDMKLALQYVPEPVPGKKLPTTGEVHIWVKECLDLPLLRGSHLNSFVKCTILPDTSRKSRQKTRAVGKTTNPIFNHTMVYDGFRPEDLMEACVELTVWDHYKLTNQFLGGLRIGFGTGKSYGTEVDWMDSTSEEVALWEKMVNSPNTWIEATLPLRMLLIAKISK